A window from Diachasmimorpha longicaudata isolate KC_UGA_2023 chromosome 5, iyDiaLong2, whole genome shotgun sequence encodes these proteins:
- the LOC135162779 gene encoding inversin-A isoform X4, which translates to MDTKTPLIPLKHQEKRQYKKQEIIAEHLSLPPLATAQYSNAERQRPSTDNKKNSDPNWVSATPYVTKNLHQQLNKPYRVLHIGATPLMHACQQGERSRVLRLLNEQGDTVNYRDRTLRNTLHYCMDASTCGAVASAAPQLVNAPDAEGHTPLHLAVIAGDTQLVAVLLANGANVNAKDLEGHSVLHWATVCGEAECVRLVLAAGAKPSTPDLRGGSPLHYAAQCCGAAVTAELSVPKKVGLKVLHTLLEFGADVNAKDEDGRQPILWAASAGSVEAVLALVRAGGSAAAGATDKDGLTALHCAASRGHARCVEALVNLCGLQPDYVDDNGCSAVHYAATLGHADATALLLRLGADPNRQDRKGRTPALCAAAKGQLETLKILAQHGGSLHARTVRGTGVAHEAVLSGRIELIEWLAKKKPSTLDVATHDGRTPLHVAALHGYLDICKVLLDHGVRINAIFQTIKSGSMTPLDAALYRGHRDCAKLIQMHGGITAHHVWMHRETPSRVFAAKVKIQRSNSTSPSDTDSRHRRHRKADVYIEEKWIEQRTRRHNSPSKKKHKRRRSSRSFSEEEMRISKESRRQRRRRAKSESSRYDGTGVESTTTTCRRKYSKHEYSESSSETDDDSSDENAIIKREIHRMERGNSLISGDPSLSDDSLEVVVVKKSVEKKSEKIKYSDGKLTKKPRETCKEIRATCKEIQRRSSRVKCKDEKLKSISTGNTKRTIEHRSSGGGEEEKDGQEGEEKNSDPSVKEKMVESGEKMEKDMTDSTSQETVEHVTVTAIVHKDQAPDTPIIGAGTKIEINEEQETSKDKINYILEKADEMQNALMTKAADMKKDVEDIRRQRNQEAVSPLPDDNQCTKDDNFPAKGREKMDNVMSNSPTVHCQQKFSPLQNEPKDNYAISSQSSLKNNIRDNNNITESIEGEQSKKNEENNDKEKQDQQNMVVSLVNQNNDNVSDNEFIKSPNENQFSAFSTKISHSEDPREGKSTGELKKSNGQDVINDEKMEKVDKVTTSSALENIQLNDQDIGASSEIVTNQTESDKHNDTVSISSKDMKKLTNSRPSTAKSKSSGDNLFGNSEHRSPDRSAIVAVIESPEWDEEDEEVVKEIQNVVDNNTELETEPEYDDELAVLRVLPSTSEEETPRKPMKILENTKLDALTRVGG; encoded by the exons ATGGATACGAAGACACCACTGATACCGCTGAAGCATCAGGAGAAGAGACAATACAAAAAACAAGAGATAATTGCTGAACATTTGTCTCTACCACCTCTGGCTACGGCTCAATACTCGAATGCTGAACGTCAGAGGCCAAGCACAGATAATAAAAAG AATTCAGATCCAAATTGGGTGAGTGCTACTCCATATGTAACAAAGAATTTACATCAACAATTGAATAAACCCTACAG GGTCCTGCATATCGGTGCTACACCACTTATGCACGCCTGTCAGCAGGGTGAAAGATCCCGAGTTCTTAGACTTCTTAACGAGCAAGGAGATACAGTAAATTATCGTGATCGGACCCTGAGAAATACACTCCATTACTGTATGGATGCAAGTACTTGTGGTGCTGTTGCGTCAGCAGCACCACAACTTGTTAATGCACCAGACGCTGAAGGACATACACCACTTCATTTGGCAGTTATTGCTGGAGATACTCAGCTAGTTGCCGTATTACTTGCCAATGGTGCCAATGTCAATGCTAAAGATCTTGAGGGCCATAGTGTTTTGCATTGGGCAAcag taTGTGGAGAGGCCGAGTGCGTGCGTCTAGTATTGGCAGCAGGTGCTAAGCCATCAACACCAGATCTTCGTGGTGGTTCACCACTTCATTATGCAGCCCAGTGTTGTGGGGCTGCAGTAACGGCAGAGCTTTCAGTGCCCAAAAAGGTCGGCTTAAAAGTGCTACATACTTTGTTAGAATTTGGAGCTGATGTTAATGCTAAAGATGAAGATGGTCGTCAACCAATTTTGTGGGCAGCCAGTGCTGGCAGTGTCGAAGCAGTTTTAGCACTTGTCAG AGCTGGAGGGTCGGCAGCGGCCGGGGCTACTGATAAAGATGGCCTTACAGCGCTTCATTGTGCTGCATCTCGTGGACATGCAAGATGTGTTGAAGCACTGGTGAATCTTTGTGGTTTGCAGCCAGACTATGTAGATGATAATGGCTGTTCTGCAGTTCACTATGCTGCGACTCTTGGCCATGCTGATGCAACAGCCCTTCTTTTGCGTCTCGGAGCTGATCCCAATAGACAAGATCGTAAAGGCAGAAC gcCTGCCCTATGTGCAGCCGCGAAAGGACAGTTAGAAACTCTCAAGATTCTCGCTCAACATGGCGGTTCGCTTCATGCAAGAACTGTTAGAGGAACTGGTGTTGCTCATGAAGCTGTCTTGTCAGGTCGTATTGAATTGATAGAATGgctagcaaaaaaaaaacctagtaCATTGGATGTTGCAACTCATGATGGACGAACACCTCTTCATGTAGCTGCCCTACATGGCTATCTAGATATTTGCAAAGTACTCTTAGATCATGGAGTGAGAATAAATGCGATTTTTCAAACGATAAAGAGTGGCTCGATGACACCACTTGATGCGGCATTGTACAGAGGTCATCGGGACTGTGCTAAGCTCATTCAAATGCATGGTGGTATAACGGCACATCATGTATGGATGCATCGAGAGACACCCAGCAGAG tttTTGCAGCCAAAGTTAAAATTCAACGGTCAAATTCAACTTCTCCAAGTGACACTGACTCTCGCCATCGTCGTCATCGAAAAGCGGATGTttatattgaagaaaaatggatTGAACAACGAACTCGTAGACATAATAGtccgtcaaaaaaaaaacataaaagacGTCGAAGCAGTAGAAGTTTCAGTGAAGAGGAAATGCGAATTTCAAAAGAGTCTCGTCGCCAGCGGCGTAGACGTGCCAAAAGTGAATCATCGAGGTATGATGGTACTGGTGTAGAAAGTACTACTACTACGTGTAGAAGAAAGTACTCAAAGCACGAGTATAGTGAATCCTCGAGTGAAACCGATGATGATAGCTCCGATGAAAATGCTATTATCAAACGGGAAATTCATAGAATGGAACGAGGCAATAGTCTCATATCAGGCGATCCAAGTCTCAGTGATGATAGTTTGGAAGTTGTTGtagtaaaaaaatcagtggaaaaaaaatcggaaaaaataaaatattctgatggaaaattaacgaaaaaacCACGAGAAACGTGCAAAGAAATAAGAGCAACCTGCAAAGAAATTCAACGTCGTAGTTCACGAGTAAAAtgtaaagatgaaaaattaaaatcaatttccacTGGGAATACCAAAAGAACAATAGAACATAGGTCATCAGGAGGAGGAGAAGAAGAGAAAGATGGACAAGaaggagaggagaaaaattctgacccctcagtgaaagaaaaaatggtcGAATCTGGAGAAAAGATGGAAAAAGATATGACAGATAGTACGAGCCAAGAGACTGTAGAGCATGTAACAGTAACGGCAATAGTTCATAAAGATCAGGCACCGGATACGCCAATAATTGGTGCTGGaactaaaattgaaattaatgaggAACAAGAGACATCTAAAGATAAGATAAATTATATATTGGAGAAAGCAGATGAGATGCAAAATGCTCTAATGACAAAAGCAGCAGATATGAAAAAAGACGTTGAAGATATTCGTCGACAAAGAAATCAAGAAGCCGTTTCCCCGTTACCTGATGATAACCAATGTACTAAGGATGATAATTTCCCAGCCAAAGGTagggaaaaaatggataatgtTATGAGCAATTCACCAACAGTTCACTGCCAACAAAAGTTTTCACCGTTACAGAATGAACCAAAGGATAACTATGCAATCAGCAGCCAATCATCTCTGAAAAACAATATacgtgataataataatattactgAATCAATTGAAGGAgaacaatcaaaaaaaaatgaagaaaataatgacAAAGAGAAACAAGACCAACAGAATATGGTAGTTTCTTTGGTTAatcaaaataatgataatgttagtgataatgaatttataaaatcCCCTAACGAGAATCAATTTAGCGCTTTCTCCACAAAGATTAGTCATTCAGAAGACCCAAGGGAGGGAAAAAGTACTGGCGAATTAAAGAAAAGTAACGGGCAAGATGttattaatgatgaaaaaatggaaaaagttgataaagTCACAACCTCTTCAGCCTTGGAGAACATTCAATTGAATGATCAAGATATTGGTGCTTCATCCGAAATAGTGACGAATCAGACCGAATCGGATAAACATAATGATACAGTATCAATTTCATCTAaagatatgaaaaaattgacaaattctAGACCGTCAACAGCTAAGAGCAAAAGTTCAggtgataatttatttggaaattCAGAACATCGTTCACCCGATCGTAGCGCAATTGTTGCAGTCATTGAGAGTCCGGAGTGGGATGAAGAAGATGAAGAAGTTGTCAAGGAAATTCAGAATGTAGTTGATAACAATACTGAGCTAGAAACAGAACCTGAATATGACGATGAATTGGCTGTTTTAAGAGTTTTGCCAAGTACAAGTGAAGAGGAAACACCGAGAAagccaatgaaaatattggaaaacaCTAAATTGGATGCACTAACTCGTGTCG GTGGATAA
- the LOC135162779 gene encoding inversin-A isoform X5, with amino-acid sequence MDTKTPLIPLKHQEKRQYKKQEIIAEHLSLPPLATAQYSNAERQRPSTDNKKNSDPNWVSATPYVTKNLHQQLNKPYRVLHIGATPLMHACQQGERSRVLRLLNEQGDTVNYRDRTLRNTLHYCMDASTCGAVASAAPQLVNAPDAEGHTPLHLAVIAGDTQLVAVLLANGANVNAKDLEGHSVLHWATVCGEAECVRLVLAAGAKPSTPDLRGGSPLHYAAQCCGAAVTAELSVPKKVGLKVLHTLLEFGADVNAKDEDGRQPILWAASAGSVEAVLALVRAGGSAAAGATDKDGLTALHCAASRGHARCVEALVNLCGLQPDYVDDNGCSAVHYAATLGHADATALLLRLGADPNRQDRKGRTPALCAAAKGQLETLKILAQHGGSLHARTVRGTGVAHEAVLSGRIELIEWLAKKKPSTLDVATHDGRTPLHVAALHGYLDICKVLLDHGVRINAIFQTIKSGSMTPLDAALYRGHRDCAKLIQMHGGITAHHVWMHRETPSRVFAAKVKIQRSNSTSPSDTDSRHRRHRKADVYIEEKWIEQRTRRHNSPSKKKHKRRRSSRSFSEEEMRISKESRRQRRRRAKSESSRYDGTGVESTTTTCRRKYSKHEYSESSSETDDDSSDENAIIKREIHRMERGNSLISGDPSLSDDSLEVVVVKKSVEKKSEKIKYSDGKLTKKPRETCKEIRATCKEIQRRSSRVKCKDEKLKSISTGNTKRTIEHRSSGGGEEEKDGQEGEEKNSDPSVKEKMVESGEKMEKDMTDSTSQETVEHVTVTAIVHKDQAPDTPIIGAGTKIEINEEQETSKDKINYILEKADEMQNALMTKAADMKKDVEDIRRQRNQEAVSPLPDDNQCTKDDNFPAKGREKMDNVMSNSPTVHCQQKFSPLQNEPKDNYAISSQSSLKNNIRDNNNITESIEGEQSKKNEENNDKEKQDQQNMVVSLVNQNNDNVSDNEFIKSPNENQFSAFSTKISHSEDPREGKSTGELKKSNGQDVINDEKMEKVDKVTTSSALENIQLNDQDIGASSEIVTNQTESDKHNDTVSISSKDMKKLTNSRPSTAKSKSSGDNLFGNSEHRSPDRSAIVAVIESPEWDEEDEEVVKEIQNVVDNNTELETEPEYDDELAVLRVLPSTSEEETPRKPMKILENTKLDALTRG; translated from the exons ATGGATACGAAGACACCACTGATACCGCTGAAGCATCAGGAGAAGAGACAATACAAAAAACAAGAGATAATTGCTGAACATTTGTCTCTACCACCTCTGGCTACGGCTCAATACTCGAATGCTGAACGTCAGAGGCCAAGCACAGATAATAAAAAG AATTCAGATCCAAATTGGGTGAGTGCTACTCCATATGTAACAAAGAATTTACATCAACAATTGAATAAACCCTACAG GGTCCTGCATATCGGTGCTACACCACTTATGCACGCCTGTCAGCAGGGTGAAAGATCCCGAGTTCTTAGACTTCTTAACGAGCAAGGAGATACAGTAAATTATCGTGATCGGACCCTGAGAAATACACTCCATTACTGTATGGATGCAAGTACTTGTGGTGCTGTTGCGTCAGCAGCACCACAACTTGTTAATGCACCAGACGCTGAAGGACATACACCACTTCATTTGGCAGTTATTGCTGGAGATACTCAGCTAGTTGCCGTATTACTTGCCAATGGTGCCAATGTCAATGCTAAAGATCTTGAGGGCCATAGTGTTTTGCATTGGGCAAcag taTGTGGAGAGGCCGAGTGCGTGCGTCTAGTATTGGCAGCAGGTGCTAAGCCATCAACACCAGATCTTCGTGGTGGTTCACCACTTCATTATGCAGCCCAGTGTTGTGGGGCTGCAGTAACGGCAGAGCTTTCAGTGCCCAAAAAGGTCGGCTTAAAAGTGCTACATACTTTGTTAGAATTTGGAGCTGATGTTAATGCTAAAGATGAAGATGGTCGTCAACCAATTTTGTGGGCAGCCAGTGCTGGCAGTGTCGAAGCAGTTTTAGCACTTGTCAG AGCTGGAGGGTCGGCAGCGGCCGGGGCTACTGATAAAGATGGCCTTACAGCGCTTCATTGTGCTGCATCTCGTGGACATGCAAGATGTGTTGAAGCACTGGTGAATCTTTGTGGTTTGCAGCCAGACTATGTAGATGATAATGGCTGTTCTGCAGTTCACTATGCTGCGACTCTTGGCCATGCTGATGCAACAGCCCTTCTTTTGCGTCTCGGAGCTGATCCCAATAGACAAGATCGTAAAGGCAGAAC gcCTGCCCTATGTGCAGCCGCGAAAGGACAGTTAGAAACTCTCAAGATTCTCGCTCAACATGGCGGTTCGCTTCATGCAAGAACTGTTAGAGGAACTGGTGTTGCTCATGAAGCTGTCTTGTCAGGTCGTATTGAATTGATAGAATGgctagcaaaaaaaaaacctagtaCATTGGATGTTGCAACTCATGATGGACGAACACCTCTTCATGTAGCTGCCCTACATGGCTATCTAGATATTTGCAAAGTACTCTTAGATCATGGAGTGAGAATAAATGCGATTTTTCAAACGATAAAGAGTGGCTCGATGACACCACTTGATGCGGCATTGTACAGAGGTCATCGGGACTGTGCTAAGCTCATTCAAATGCATGGTGGTATAACGGCACATCATGTATGGATGCATCGAGAGACACCCAGCAGAG tttTTGCAGCCAAAGTTAAAATTCAACGGTCAAATTCAACTTCTCCAAGTGACACTGACTCTCGCCATCGTCGTCATCGAAAAGCGGATGTttatattgaagaaaaatggatTGAACAACGAACTCGTAGACATAATAGtccgtcaaaaaaaaaacataaaagacGTCGAAGCAGTAGAAGTTTCAGTGAAGAGGAAATGCGAATTTCAAAAGAGTCTCGTCGCCAGCGGCGTAGACGTGCCAAAAGTGAATCATCGAGGTATGATGGTACTGGTGTAGAAAGTACTACTACTACGTGTAGAAGAAAGTACTCAAAGCACGAGTATAGTGAATCCTCGAGTGAAACCGATGATGATAGCTCCGATGAAAATGCTATTATCAAACGGGAAATTCATAGAATGGAACGAGGCAATAGTCTCATATCAGGCGATCCAAGTCTCAGTGATGATAGTTTGGAAGTTGTTGtagtaaaaaaatcagtggaaaaaaaatcggaaaaaataaaatattctgatggaaaattaacgaaaaaacCACGAGAAACGTGCAAAGAAATAAGAGCAACCTGCAAAGAAATTCAACGTCGTAGTTCACGAGTAAAAtgtaaagatgaaaaattaaaatcaatttccacTGGGAATACCAAAAGAACAATAGAACATAGGTCATCAGGAGGAGGAGAAGAAGAGAAAGATGGACAAGaaggagaggagaaaaattctgacccctcagtgaaagaaaaaatggtcGAATCTGGAGAAAAGATGGAAAAAGATATGACAGATAGTACGAGCCAAGAGACTGTAGAGCATGTAACAGTAACGGCAATAGTTCATAAAGATCAGGCACCGGATACGCCAATAATTGGTGCTGGaactaaaattgaaattaatgaggAACAAGAGACATCTAAAGATAAGATAAATTATATATTGGAGAAAGCAGATGAGATGCAAAATGCTCTAATGACAAAAGCAGCAGATATGAAAAAAGACGTTGAAGATATTCGTCGACAAAGAAATCAAGAAGCCGTTTCCCCGTTACCTGATGATAACCAATGTACTAAGGATGATAATTTCCCAGCCAAAGGTagggaaaaaatggataatgtTATGAGCAATTCACCAACAGTTCACTGCCAACAAAAGTTTTCACCGTTACAGAATGAACCAAAGGATAACTATGCAATCAGCAGCCAATCATCTCTGAAAAACAATATacgtgataataataatattactgAATCAATTGAAGGAgaacaatcaaaaaaaaatgaagaaaataatgacAAAGAGAAACAAGACCAACAGAATATGGTAGTTTCTTTGGTTAatcaaaataatgataatgttagtgataatgaatttataaaatcCCCTAACGAGAATCAATTTAGCGCTTTCTCCACAAAGATTAGTCATTCAGAAGACCCAAGGGAGGGAAAAAGTACTGGCGAATTAAAGAAAAGTAACGGGCAAGATGttattaatgatgaaaaaatggaaaaagttgataaagTCACAACCTCTTCAGCCTTGGAGAACATTCAATTGAATGATCAAGATATTGGTGCTTCATCCGAAATAGTGACGAATCAGACCGAATCGGATAAACATAATGATACAGTATCAATTTCATCTAaagatatgaaaaaattgacaaattctAGACCGTCAACAGCTAAGAGCAAAAGTTCAggtgataatttatttggaaattCAGAACATCGTTCACCCGATCGTAGCGCAATTGTTGCAGTCATTGAGAGTCCGGAGTGGGATGAAGAAGATGAAGAAGTTGTCAAGGAAATTCAGAATGTAGTTGATAACAATACTGAGCTAGAAACAGAACCTGAATATGACGATGAATTGGCTGTTTTAAGAGTTTTGCCAAGTACAAGTGAAGAGGAAACACCGAGAAagccaatgaaaatattggaaaacaCTAAATTGGATGCACTAACTC GTGGATAA
- the LOC135162779 gene encoding inversin-A isoform X3: protein MDTKTPLIPLKHQEKRQYKKQEIIAEHLSLPPLATAQYSNAERQRPSTDNKKNSDPNWVSATPYVTKNLHQQLNKPYRVLHIGATPLMHACQQGERSRVLRLLNEQGDTVNYRDRTLRNTLHYCMDASTCGAVASAAPQLVNAPDAEGHTPLHLAVIAGDTQLVAVLLANGANVNAKDLEGHSVLHWATVCGEAECVRLVLAAGAKPSTPDLRGGSPLHYAAQCCGAAVTAELSVPKKVGLKVLHTLLEFGADVNAKDEDGRQPILWAASAGSVEAVLALVRAGGSAAAGATDKDGLTALHCAASRGHARCVEALVNLCGLQPDYVDDNGCSAVHYAATLGHADATALLLRLGADPNRQDRKGRTPALCAAAKGQLETLKILAQHGGSLHARTVRGTGVAHEAVLSGRIELIEWLAKKKPSTLDVATHDGRTPLHVAALHGYLDICKVLLDHGVRINAIFQTIKSGSMTPLDAALYRGHRDCAKLIQMHGGITAHHVWMHRETPSRVFAAKVKIQRSNSTSPSDTDSRHRRHRKADVYIEEKWIEQRTRRHNSPSKKKHKRRRSSRSFSEEEMRISKESRRQRRRRAKSESSRYDGTGVESTTTTCRRKYSKHEYSESSSETDDDSSDENAIIKREIHRMERGNSLISGDPSLSDDSLEVVVVKKSVEKKSEKIKYSDGKLTKKPRETCKEIRATCKEIQRRSSRVKCKDEKLKSISTGNTKRTIEHRSSGGGEEEKDGQEGEEKNSDPSVKEKMVESGEKMEKDMTDSTSQETVEHVTVTAIVHKDQAPDTPIIGAGTKIEINEEQETSKDKINYILEKADEMQNALMTKAADMKKDVEDIRRQRNQEAVSPLPDDNQCTKDDNFPAKGREKMDNVMSNSPTVHCQQKFSPLQNEPKDNYAISSQSSLKNNIRDNNNITESIEGEQSKKNEENNDKEKQDQQNMVDNKNIRISKERRDSGGRDSGIEPSPRISKIPKRSIKCYPNTEKHQALNMDTIQRDVQINLRRYHLERKIFFQLMELKRLQIRHGRANEHILVKRQVESFNKSGMSGPTLGVARYDQPLTFRHFEGYLYEQLRRLQKRPTTPDWCTEARQCTQKTHRCHHATSAYTSLPIYTYLDGGGQLREQQSTLLPRIENRGKGQMMVEVSKGEEKQVVALPTDKLDRTKRYFITFTVRGEAQNSEVLNTPKNPQRNTKSV, encoded by the exons ATGGATACGAAGACACCACTGATACCGCTGAAGCATCAGGAGAAGAGACAATACAAAAAACAAGAGATAATTGCTGAACATTTGTCTCTACCACCTCTGGCTACGGCTCAATACTCGAATGCTGAACGTCAGAGGCCAAGCACAGATAATAAAAAG AATTCAGATCCAAATTGGGTGAGTGCTACTCCATATGTAACAAAGAATTTACATCAACAATTGAATAAACCCTACAG GGTCCTGCATATCGGTGCTACACCACTTATGCACGCCTGTCAGCAGGGTGAAAGATCCCGAGTTCTTAGACTTCTTAACGAGCAAGGAGATACAGTAAATTATCGTGATCGGACCCTGAGAAATACACTCCATTACTGTATGGATGCAAGTACTTGTGGTGCTGTTGCGTCAGCAGCACCACAACTTGTTAATGCACCAGACGCTGAAGGACATACACCACTTCATTTGGCAGTTATTGCTGGAGATACTCAGCTAGTTGCCGTATTACTTGCCAATGGTGCCAATGTCAATGCTAAAGATCTTGAGGGCCATAGTGTTTTGCATTGGGCAAcag taTGTGGAGAGGCCGAGTGCGTGCGTCTAGTATTGGCAGCAGGTGCTAAGCCATCAACACCAGATCTTCGTGGTGGTTCACCACTTCATTATGCAGCCCAGTGTTGTGGGGCTGCAGTAACGGCAGAGCTTTCAGTGCCCAAAAAGGTCGGCTTAAAAGTGCTACATACTTTGTTAGAATTTGGAGCTGATGTTAATGCTAAAGATGAAGATGGTCGTCAACCAATTTTGTGGGCAGCCAGTGCTGGCAGTGTCGAAGCAGTTTTAGCACTTGTCAG AGCTGGAGGGTCGGCAGCGGCCGGGGCTACTGATAAAGATGGCCTTACAGCGCTTCATTGTGCTGCATCTCGTGGACATGCAAGATGTGTTGAAGCACTGGTGAATCTTTGTGGTTTGCAGCCAGACTATGTAGATGATAATGGCTGTTCTGCAGTTCACTATGCTGCGACTCTTGGCCATGCTGATGCAACAGCCCTTCTTTTGCGTCTCGGAGCTGATCCCAATAGACAAGATCGTAAAGGCAGAAC gcCTGCCCTATGTGCAGCCGCGAAAGGACAGTTAGAAACTCTCAAGATTCTCGCTCAACATGGCGGTTCGCTTCATGCAAGAACTGTTAGAGGAACTGGTGTTGCTCATGAAGCTGTCTTGTCAGGTCGTATTGAATTGATAGAATGgctagcaaaaaaaaaacctagtaCATTGGATGTTGCAACTCATGATGGACGAACACCTCTTCATGTAGCTGCCCTACATGGCTATCTAGATATTTGCAAAGTACTCTTAGATCATGGAGTGAGAATAAATGCGATTTTTCAAACGATAAAGAGTGGCTCGATGACACCACTTGATGCGGCATTGTACAGAGGTCATCGGGACTGTGCTAAGCTCATTCAAATGCATGGTGGTATAACGGCACATCATGTATGGATGCATCGAGAGACACCCAGCAGAG tttTTGCAGCCAAAGTTAAAATTCAACGGTCAAATTCAACTTCTCCAAGTGACACTGACTCTCGCCATCGTCGTCATCGAAAAGCGGATGTttatattgaagaaaaatggatTGAACAACGAACTCGTAGACATAATAGtccgtcaaaaaaaaaacataaaagacGTCGAAGCAGTAGAAGTTTCAGTGAAGAGGAAATGCGAATTTCAAAAGAGTCTCGTCGCCAGCGGCGTAGACGTGCCAAAAGTGAATCATCGAGGTATGATGGTACTGGTGTAGAAAGTACTACTACTACGTGTAGAAGAAAGTACTCAAAGCACGAGTATAGTGAATCCTCGAGTGAAACCGATGATGATAGCTCCGATGAAAATGCTATTATCAAACGGGAAATTCATAGAATGGAACGAGGCAATAGTCTCATATCAGGCGATCCAAGTCTCAGTGATGATAGTTTGGAAGTTGTTGtagtaaaaaaatcagtggaaaaaaaatcggaaaaaataaaatattctgatggaaaattaacgaaaaaacCACGAGAAACGTGCAAAGAAATAAGAGCAACCTGCAAAGAAATTCAACGTCGTAGTTCACGAGTAAAAtgtaaagatgaaaaattaaaatcaatttccacTGGGAATACCAAAAGAACAATAGAACATAGGTCATCAGGAGGAGGAGAAGAAGAGAAAGATGGACAAGaaggagaggagaaaaattctgacccctcagtgaaagaaaaaatggtcGAATCTGGAGAAAAGATGGAAAAAGATATGACAGATAGTACGAGCCAAGAGACTGTAGAGCATGTAACAGTAACGGCAATAGTTCATAAAGATCAGGCACCGGATACGCCAATAATTGGTGCTGGaactaaaattgaaattaatgaggAACAAGAGACATCTAAAGATAAGATAAATTATATATTGGAGAAAGCAGATGAGATGCAAAATGCTCTAATGACAAAAGCAGCAGATATGAAAAAAGACGTTGAAGATATTCGTCGACAAAGAAATCAAGAAGCCGTTTCCCCGTTACCTGATGATAACCAATGTACTAAGGATGATAATTTCCCAGCCAAAGGTagggaaaaaatggataatgtTATGAGCAATTCACCAACAGTTCACTGCCAACAAAAGTTTTCACCGTTACAGAATGAACCAAAGGATAACTATGCAATCAGCAGCCAATCATCTCTGAAAAACAATATacgtgataataataatattactgAATCAATTGAAGGAgaacaatcaaaaaaaaatgaagaaaataatgacAAAGAGAAACAAGACCAACAGAATATG GTGGATAATAAAAACATAAGAATATCAAAGGAACGTCGTGATAGCGGAGGACGTGATAGTGGTATTGAACCAAGTCCTCGTAtttcgaaaattccaaaaaggTCTATAAAATGCTATCCCAATACTGAAAAACACCAGGCACTTAATATGGACACAATTCAACGTGATGTGCAAATTAATTTGCGACGATATCACctcgagagaaaaatattcttccaaCTTATGGAATTAAAAAGACTTCAAATACGCCATGGAAGAGCAAATGAACATATTTTAGTAAAACGACAG GTTGAGAGTTTCAATAAATCTGGAATGTCTGGACCAACCCTGGGAGTAGCTCGATATGATCAGCCATTGACTTTTAG ACATTTCGAGGGATATCTATATGAACAATTACGACGCTTACAGAAAAGACCAACAACACCTGATTGGTGCACTGAAGCCAGAcagtgcacccaaaaaactcATCGCTGTCATCACGCTACAAGTGCTTATACTTCTCTGCCAATTTATACATATC TGGATGGAGGAGGCCAACTGCGAGAGCAACAAAGCACACTTCTTCCGAGGATTGAGAATCGTGGGAAAGGTCAAATGATG GTTGAAGTTAGCAAGGGGGAGGAGAAACAAGTGGTTGCATTGCCAACTGATAAATTGGATCGCACTAAGCGCTACTTTATCACATTTACTGTTAGAGGTGAAGCGCAAAATAGTGAAGTACTCAATACTCCAAAAAACCCACAGAGAAACACAAAAAGCGTGTAA